Part of the Bacillus sp. THAF10 genome is shown below.
TTATCATTAAAATGGCAAATTCCGACTGTTTTTTTAAAAAAAATACAACGATCTCGAAAAAAAGATCGTTGCGATTTGTTAATCTATTGCCCCACTTACATCATATTGACTTAACTCAAGCTCTGTTTCCCCAGTTACCACTAGTTTAGCAAGCTCTGCTCCTAAGTATGGTCCGCTAGTTAAACCTGATGCACCTAATCCATTTGCAAGGAAAATACCTTCAAAGTTTGGTAGCTTGCCTATTATAGGTAAGAAGTTGGGGGTAAATGGTCGAAATCCCACTCTTGTTTCTAACAGGGTGGCCTCTGCTAAATCTGGTGCAGTTACAAGGGCCTTGTTTAAAATTTCATGCACAGCACCTGCGGTAACTCTTGAATCAAAACCAGCTTCATCCTCATGAGTTGCACCAACGACTATTCGTCCATCCTCAAAGGAAAGCATATATTGGTTGTTTGGCGGCATGACAACAGGCCATTGGTTTGTCTCTTGATTATTTTCTAGCTGTAAATGAACGATTTGTGCTTTTTGAGGCACCACTTTCATATTTACACCAATTGGCTCAAAAAGTTCTTTTGCCCAAGCACCAGCAGTAACGACTACCTGATCTGCTTGAACAATCTGCTCCTTGTTTACCGCTACTCCAGTTAAGATGTTATTTTCCATGATAAGCGATGCATTTCCATTAACAAAAGTGACGCTATGCTTTGTAGCAGCTTGTATGA
Proteins encoded:
- a CDS encoding FAD-binding oxidoreductase; its protein translation is MKKVVVIGAGILGASTAYHLAKLGAKVTVVDRIDKGQATDAAAGIICPWISQRRNKAWYTLVKNGASYYPKLIQQLLEDGQAETGYNKVGAISLHTDPDKLEKMKERALKRRADAPEIGEVTILTPAQTKSLYPVLSDEYGSVFISGGAKVDGRKLKHALIQAATKHSVTFVNGNASLIMENNILTGVAVNKEQIVQADQVVVTAGAWAKELFEPIGVNMKVVPQKAQIVHLQLENNQETNQWPVVMPPNNQYMLSFEDGRIVVGATHEDEAGFDSRVTAGAVHEILNKALVTAPDLAEATLLETRVGFRPFTPNFLPIIGKLPNFEGIFLANGLGASGLTSGPYLGAELAKLVVTGETELELSQYDVSGAID